From Pseudothermotoga thermarum DSM 5069, a single genomic window includes:
- a CDS encoding TRAP transporter substrate-binding protein, protein MRKLLVILALYILIVATVIGQQIVLKAVSPFQKGHILVEAAEKFKELIETRTSGRITVEISAGQVSEEEANNLCASGAADLQFTGGRPVEVFAPEYFFVNAPFVIKDYEHFLRVWNGPIGEKAKSLIAEKGNMICLGTVYRGYRQFTSNKPITSLQDLQGLKLRLPVVPTWVKIWEALGTTPVTVPLTDLYNALKEKRAEASEGDLTQIESFKLYEVQSYLTLTNHLCGVGWVMMYKPTFDKLSKDDQKLVVDLMTEACNWATQRLKENESNIIERLKAKGMKVLTLDETVAQQLREKAKPAVEELFKTAWPVTTWDEVLKQ, encoded by the coding sequence GTGAGAAAACTGTTGGTTATCTTGGCACTCTATATCCTGATAGTTGCTACCGTAATTGGTCAACAAATCGTTCTTAAAGCTGTCTCGCCGTTTCAGAAAGGACATATTTTGGTTGAGGCCGCTGAAAAATTCAAAGAGTTGATTGAAACAAGAACTTCTGGAAGGATCACTGTGGAGATCTCAGCAGGCCAAGTTTCCGAAGAAGAAGCAAACAATTTGTGTGCCTCAGGAGCTGCAGATCTGCAATTCACTGGTGGTCGTCCAGTCGAGGTCTTTGCCCCGGAGTACTTTTTTGTAAACGCGCCTTTCGTCATAAAAGACTATGAACATTTCTTGAGGGTTTGGAACGGACCCATAGGAGAAAAAGCAAAATCTTTGATTGCAGAGAAAGGCAATATGATTTGCCTTGGAACAGTTTACCGCGGTTATAGGCAATTCACATCCAACAAACCAATAACATCATTGCAAGATCTACAAGGTCTGAAACTGAGATTGCCAGTTGTACCAACATGGGTGAAGATCTGGGAAGCTCTTGGTACCACACCTGTGACAGTTCCGTTGACCGACCTGTACAATGCCTTGAAGGAAAAAAGAGCAGAAGCTTCTGAAGGTGATTTAACACAAATTGAGTCTTTCAAGCTTTACGAAGTTCAATCTTATCTGACTTTGACAAACCACCTTTGTGGTGTCGGTTGGGTTATGATGTACAAGCCGACTTTTGATAAGCTTTCAAAAGATGATCAAAAATTGGTGGTTGATCTGATGACCGAGGCATGCAACTGGGCTACACAAAGATTGAAAGAAAACGAAAGCAATATAATCGAAAGACTTAAAGCCAAAGGAATGAAAGTATTAACTCTTGATGAAACCGTTGCACAACAGTTAAGAGAGAAAGCAAAACCTGCTGTTGAAGAATTGTTCAAAACAGCTTGGCCAGTTACAACGTGGGACGAGGTGCTGAAACAATAG
- a CDS encoding gluconokinase, protein MNSVFLGLDIGTTGAKCCAFDEEGNLISLGRQNYGVIQPKAGWVEQDPDEIINAVFDSIKQCLHGLNQTHQVEAIGLSSMFHSTLLVDAQTQKLTNLIIWADTRAAHILKNYQETFWHLYPLTGCVYHEMYPLAKLIWLKLERPDLLEKSNKIISIKEYVLWHLANTMAVDISIASGTGLFNIHTKNWEKSIFDELKIDISKVNQTVAPSTIVGYITKECSNETGLKQGIPVIIGAGDGALSTLGSNCLDESKMTFMVATSGAVRKISKKPIIDSQRRTWCYILDEENWLPGSAINNAGIVMSWYVKNFYANMIDEKIDPYKLMEKWALEIAAGSEGLIFLPFLTGERGPYWNSNARGIIFGMALHHDRRHLARAIVEGVAFRMKSIYEALCDVAGKPEKIIATGGLMKSNLWAQICADVLGTSIHRTNVEEASSFGAAIMAMKGVGVIKNYDEILSKTVNIVESFKPIEENQKIYSKLYEIYKDIYTKLQEDFIFISHFQQGILP, encoded by the coding sequence GTGAATTCTGTATTCTTGGGACTTGACATAGGAACAACCGGCGCGAAATGTTGTGCTTTCGACGAAGAAGGCAACTTGATTTCTCTAGGAAGACAAAACTACGGGGTCATTCAACCCAAAGCTGGTTGGGTTGAACAGGACCCCGATGAGATAATCAACGCAGTTTTTGATTCCATCAAGCAATGCTTGCATGGGCTAAATCAAACTCACCAAGTTGAAGCCATTGGTCTAAGCAGCATGTTTCACAGCACACTCTTGGTTGACGCACAGACGCAAAAACTCACAAATCTGATAATTTGGGCAGATACAAGGGCAGCTCATATTTTGAAGAACTATCAGGAAACTTTCTGGCATCTTTACCCTCTTACAGGTTGTGTTTACCATGAGATGTATCCACTGGCAAAACTCATTTGGTTAAAACTGGAAAGACCAGATCTGCTTGAAAAATCAAACAAAATAATTAGTATTAAAGAATACGTACTTTGGCACTTGGCAAATACGATGGCTGTTGATATTTCAATTGCCTCTGGAACTGGTTTGTTTAACATTCACACAAAAAACTGGGAAAAATCAATCTTTGATGAATTGAAAATTGATATATCCAAGGTGAACCAAACGGTTGCTCCTTCAACAATCGTTGGGTATATCACAAAAGAATGCAGCAACGAAACAGGCTTAAAACAAGGAATTCCAGTTATCATCGGAGCAGGTGACGGAGCTCTTTCCACTCTCGGTTCAAATTGCTTAGATGAAAGCAAAATGACCTTCATGGTTGCTACAAGTGGTGCTGTTAGAAAAATCTCGAAGAAACCAATAATCGATTCTCAAAGAAGAACCTGGTGTTACATCCTTGACGAAGAAAATTGGTTGCCTGGTTCTGCGATCAACAACGCTGGAATAGTCATGAGTTGGTATGTGAAGAATTTCTATGCCAATATGATAGATGAAAAGATTGATCCGTACAAACTCATGGAAAAATGGGCTTTAGAGATTGCAGCAGGTTCGGAAGGTTTGATCTTTCTTCCTTTCTTGACAGGTGAAAGAGGGCCTTACTGGAACTCAAACGCAAGAGGTATAATTTTTGGAATGGCGCTTCATCATGACAGAAGACATCTTGCAAGAGCCATTGTTGAGGGTGTTGCTTTCAGAATGAAAAGTATATACGAAGCTCTTTGCGATGTGGCAGGTAAGCCAGAAAAAATCATAGCAACCGGCGGATTGATGAAATCAAACCTTTGGGCACAGATTTGTGCTGATGTGTTAGGAACAAGTATTCATCGTACAAACGTTGAGGAAGCTTCCTCTTTTGGAGCAGCAATAATGGCTATGAAAGGAGTAGGTGTCATAAAAAATTACGATGAAATTCTTTCGAAAACGGTTAACATCGTTGAAAGTTTTAAGCCAATCGAAGAGAACCAAAAGATTTATTCCAAGCTTTATGAAATCTACAAGGATATATACACTAAACTGCAAGAAGATTTTATTTTCATAAGTCACTTTCAGCAGGGAATCCTTCCCTAA
- a CDS encoding SIS domain-containing protein, producing the protein MDVLQNIRNKYNSFTETERRIADIVLQNPQRILESSISDLTKMTGAKSEAMVTLLAISKPADLVSAISHTGESKGIVEVARKTKQLKIPVVTITGNDKSSLAKLSTVVLRTNTKETKIRTDAMTFRIVQLAILKAIYTIV; encoded by the coding sequence ATGGACGTTCTACAAAACATAAGAAACAAGTACAACTCATTTACCGAAACTGAAAGAAGGATAGCCGATATAGTCCTTCAAAATCCACAGAGGATTCTTGAATCCTCCATAAGTGATTTGACAAAGATGACAGGTGCAAAAAGTGAAGCTATGGTTACTTTACTCGCCATATCCAAACCGGCTGATCTGGTCTCTGCGATATCTCACACTGGAGAGTCAAAAGGTATCGTTGAGGTTGCAAGAAAGACAAAACAACTAAAGATTCCAGTTGTGACGATAACTGGCAACGATAAATCAAGTCTTGCGAAACTGTCAACAGTAGTGCTCAGAACAAATACCAAAGAAACCAAGATTCGAACCGATGCCATGACCTTTCGGATAGTTCAACTGGCTATTCTGAAAGCCATCTATACAATTGTCTGA
- a CDS encoding TRAP transporter large permease: MLIVLIAFAAFLLMGMPVAFSIGISGFLWFLQHPNLPITIPIQRALSQTQNFTLLAIPMFILAGNVMNYAGVTKRLLDFASSLTGHMRGGLGQVSAVLSTLMGGVSGSSIADAAMETRMLGPEMLKRGYPKGFAVAVNVWTSLITPIIPPGIAYILYGTIGGVSIGRLFAAGILPGLLLMVSYMIAISISARRLGLKPERPKRASFSEVSSAFIKSVWSLVFPVLLIFGLRMGMGIFTPSEVGSFAVLYGLLVGFLIHRELDLKTFLTKTMSDTIGDIGSVMAIIALSAIFDYGMVWERIPEKLANIHAWYKLKSHDLNAYNRNVLNLCGLVY; encoded by the coding sequence ATGTTGATTGTTCTTATAGCATTTGCCGCTTTTTTATTGATGGGAATGCCTGTTGCGTTTTCGATAGGAATATCGGGTTTTTTGTGGTTTTTGCAGCATCCAAATCTTCCTATTACCATACCAATTCAAAGGGCTCTTTCTCAAACCCAAAATTTTACTCTCTTGGCCATTCCTATGTTTATTCTTGCAGGAAATGTGATGAACTACGCTGGTGTTACGAAAAGACTTCTTGATTTTGCTTCATCTTTGACTGGTCACATGAGAGGAGGACTTGGTCAAGTTTCGGCAGTCCTTTCAACTTTAATGGGAGGAGTTTCTGGTTCAAGTATTGCTGACGCAGCTATGGAAACAAGAATGCTCGGGCCAGAAATGCTCAAAAGGGGATATCCAAAAGGTTTTGCCGTAGCTGTTAATGTTTGGACATCGCTTATCACGCCAATAATACCTCCAGGAATTGCATATATACTCTATGGCACCATAGGTGGAGTTTCCATAGGTAGATTGTTTGCAGCTGGTATTTTACCTGGGTTGCTTTTGATGGTTTCGTATATGATTGCTATTTCAATATCCGCAAGACGATTAGGATTGAAACCCGAAAGGCCAAAGAGAGCTTCGTTTTCGGAAGTTAGCTCAGCTTTCATAAAAAGCGTGTGGTCACTTGTCTTCCCTGTTCTTTTGATTTTTGGACTTAGGATGGGGATGGGGATATTTACTCCTTCGGAAGTAGGATCATTTGCGGTACTTTATGGTTTGCTAGTGGGCTTTTTGATCCACAGAGAGCTTGATTTGAAAACCTTTTTAACAAAGACAATGAGTGATACCATTGGTGATATTGGGAGTGTGATGGCGATAATAGCACTTTCAGCAATTTTTGACTACGGAATGGTTTGGGAAAGGATACCTGAAAAGCTTGCAAATATTCATGCTTGGTATAAGCTCAAATCCCACGATCTTAATGCTTATAATCGTAATGTTCTTAATCTTTGCGGGCTTGTTTATTGA
- a CDS encoding Gfo/Idh/MocA family protein: MKKVRIGLVGAGFIAKIHVAAFKENDTLIEVKGVCASRRENAERFAKQYNIPIVFDNFEQLCQSDEIDIVDICTPTDLHDVVIKCACENKKHIICEKPLTGYFGEDFPEVESIGTQISKAHMYKKVLEKVESIEEMLKKSKVKFMYAENWVYAPAIMKMKRLIESSQMFVFDIRAECSHSGSQAAYSRRWRTSGGGSLMRLGSHPIAAVIDLKAFEGLVKNGKPIKPVSVYGEIAFLTKSDSLKDKPCYVVKDWFDVEDWSLVVIEFEDGSKATVFSTDVSLGGVKNKVEIYGSTGIVIANITPNNSMIAYGPNDQVWGNEYISEKLETKAGYSFPSADEFWTRGYPQEMKDFALAVLQDREPLSGFELAKETTKIMYAAYLSAEEGRKIKLL; this comes from the coding sequence ATGAAGAAGGTGAGAATAGGTTTGGTCGGGGCTGGTTTTATAGCAAAGATTCACGTAGCAGCATTCAAAGAAAACGATACTTTGATTGAAGTAAAAGGTGTATGTGCTTCAAGAAGAGAAAACGCTGAGCGCTTTGCAAAACAATATAACATCCCAATAGTTTTTGACAATTTTGAGCAGTTATGCCAAAGCGACGAAATAGATATTGTGGATATTTGTACCCCAACGGATCTTCACGATGTGGTTATAAAATGCGCGTGCGAAAATAAAAAGCACATAATATGTGAGAAACCATTAACAGGATATTTTGGTGAAGATTTCCCTGAGGTGGAATCTATCGGAACACAAATTTCAAAGGCACACATGTATAAAAAAGTCTTAGAAAAAGTTGAATCAATAGAAGAAATGCTAAAAAAGTCAAAAGTTAAGTTCATGTACGCAGAAAACTGGGTGTATGCACCAGCAATAATGAAAATGAAAAGATTGATAGAATCTTCTCAAATGTTCGTTTTTGATATCAGAGCAGAATGCAGTCATTCTGGCTCACAAGCTGCATATTCTCGTAGATGGAGAACTTCGGGCGGAGGTAGTTTGATGCGGCTTGGTTCACATCCAATAGCAGCGGTAATTGATTTGAAAGCTTTTGAAGGACTTGTGAAAAATGGAAAGCCGATAAAACCTGTATCAGTTTATGGAGAGATTGCCTTTCTTACCAAATCAGATTCTCTCAAAGACAAACCTTGTTATGTCGTGAAAGATTGGTTTGATGTTGAAGATTGGTCATTGGTTGTCATTGAGTTTGAAGATGGTTCTAAAGCAACGGTTTTCTCTACAGATGTAAGCCTTGGTGGTGTTAAGAACAAAGTAGAGATATATGGTTCAACGGGAATAGTAATCGCAAATATCACTCCAAACAACTCGATGATTGCTTACGGACCAAACGATCAGGTTTGGGGTAACGAATACATATCCGAAAAGCTTGAAACAAAGGCAGGCTACAGCTTTCCATCTGCTGATGAATTTTGGACAAGAGGTTATCCTCAAGAGATGAAAGATTTCGCGTTAGCTGTTTTGCAAGATAGAGAACCGCTGAGTGGTTTTGAACTTGCGAAAGAAACCACCAAGATAATGTACGCTGCTTATTTGTCAGCAGAAGAAGGAAGAAAAATAAAACTGTTGTGA
- a CDS encoding TRAP transporter large permease subunit: MLIIVMFLIFAGLFIDATALILMTTSVFLPVARRIGIDPVHFGLVFILAAAMGNQTPPVGASMYAGCSILGASVEEYTKASGPFFVAAILVILAVIFFPQISLIIPNLLFK; the protein is encoded by the coding sequence ATGCTTATAATCGTAATGTTCTTAATCTTTGCGGGCTTGTTTATTGATGCCACGGCACTAATCCTTATGACGACTTCTGTTTTCCTTCCAGTAGCCCGTCGAATAGGCATCGATCCAGTTCACTTTGGGCTTGTTTTCATTCTTGCTGCCGCCATGGGCAATCAAACACCACCCGTTGGTGCATCGATGTACGCCGGTTGTTCGATTCTGGGAGCAAGTGTTGAGGAGTACACAAAGGCTTCTGGTCCTTTCTTTGTGGCAGCAATACTTGTTATTCTTGCTGTAATTTTCTTCCCGCAGATTTCCTTGATCATACCAAATCTACTCTTTAAATAA
- a CDS encoding SDR family NAD(P)-dependent oxidoreductase, with the protein MNFTGKVVLITGAGSGIGRKAAIMFAERGAKVAVNDISEERGNETVEMIKQNGGNAVFIFGDVSNSADAKRIVEETVRHFGRLDILVNNAGIVPAGKVEDVTDEIFEKTMAINVKGPIMLSKYAVQEMKKQGGGVIVNVSSVAALKGIADRCVYSVSKAALLGLTKSMALDYVKYNIRVNAVCPGTTYSQGLAERIKASPDPEATLREMIARQPVGRLAKEEEIAFAILFAACDEAAFMTGSYIVIDGGATTA; encoded by the coding sequence ATGAATTTCACAGGAAAAGTAGTTTTGATAACAGGTGCTGGAAGTGGTATAGGAAGAAAAGCAGCGATTATGTTTGCAGAAAGAGGTGCGAAAGTTGCAGTTAATGACATATCAGAAGAAAGAGGGAATGAAACTGTTGAAATGATAAAACAAAATGGAGGAAATGCTGTTTTCATCTTTGGAGATGTATCAAATTCGGCTGACGCAAAAAGAATAGTAGAAGAAACTGTGAGACATTTTGGACGTCTAGATATCCTTGTCAACAACGCAGGAATTGTTCCAGCTGGAAAAGTTGAGGATGTAACTGACGAAATTTTTGAGAAAACTATGGCAATAAACGTGAAAGGTCCTATTATGCTTTCTAAGTATGCAGTTCAGGAGATGAAAAAGCAAGGCGGTGGAGTAATCGTAAATGTATCATCAGTTGCAGCGCTTAAAGGCATTGCTGATAGATGTGTTTATAGCGTTTCAAAAGCGGCCTTGCTTGGTTTAACAAAATCAATGGCACTTGACTACGTCAAGTACAACATCAGAGTGAACGCAGTTTGCCCAGGAACAACTTATTCTCAAGGTCTTGCTGAAAGAATTAAAGCTTCACCTGATCCGGAAGCCACTTTGAGAGAAATGATAGCTCGCCAACCTGTCGGACGGTTGGCAAAAGAAGAAGAAATAGCTTTTGCAATCCTTTTTGCTGCATGCGACGAAGCTGCTTTCATGACAGGCAGTTATATTGTGATTGATGGTGGTGCAACAACTGCTTAA